A single Ignavibacteriales bacterium DNA region contains:
- a CDS encoding MarR family transcriptional regulator, translated as MAKVSRKDAALRIWLKLHRCYVSVLTVSGTSLREFKLSESQFGVLDYLASRGSSKIGVLCSKMMVSGGNMTLILDNLEKNGNIRRVHNREDRRSITVEITEKGLKLYEKVLDGYSQSMASVLAVLDEKEQELFSTFLKKLGLSISERIESGELVLPKNKTASLLMD; from the coding sequence ATGGCAAAGGTTTCCCGCAAGGATGCTGCCCTGCGGATTTGGCTGAAACTGCACCGATGTTATGTATCGGTATTAACCGTTTCCGGGACTTCATTAAGGGAATTTAAGTTATCGGAGTCTCAGTTCGGTGTTCTTGATTATCTGGCCTCACGAGGCTCATCAAAAATTGGCGTACTCTGCAGCAAAATGATGGTCAGCGGGGGTAATATGACTCTTATCCTTGATAATCTTGAAAAAAACGGGAATATCCGCCGGGTTCACAACCGTGAAGACCGGCGTTCTATTACCGTTGAGATCACCGAAAAAGGACTGAAACTGTATGAGAAAGTTCTGGACGGCTACAGCCAGTCCATGGCTTCGGTTCTGGCTGTTCTTGATGAAAAAGAACAGGAATTATTTTCAACTTTCCTTAAAAAACTCGGGCTGAGCATTTCCGAAAGGATTGAGTCGGGTGAACTGGTCCTTCCAAAAAATAAAACAGCATCGCTGCTGATGGATTAA
- a CDS encoding pseudouridine synthase, with product MFSYYLINKPYGYLTQFHDKEGRPVLKELYKFPRGVYPVGRLDLDSEGLLLLTDDKKLTDFLLNPKNNHEREYYVQIEGAATIEELEPLKHGVVIEKQLTKPAKVKLIEEPPFLWKRNPPVRERKTVPTCWISLTLTEGRNRQVRKMTAATGHPTLRLIRFRILGVTVEGLQPGDVRKITKEELFKPFLQPGEIASQSKKL from the coding sequence ATGTTTTCCTATTATCTTATAAATAAGCCCTACGGCTATCTGACCCAGTTTCATGATAAAGAGGGCCGCCCTGTACTGAAGGAACTCTATAAATTCCCCCGCGGAGTTTATCCTGTCGGCCGCCTTGATCTTGACAGCGAGGGGCTGCTGCTTCTGACTGATGATAAAAAACTGACTGATTTTCTCCTCAACCCGAAGAACAATCACGAGCGGGAGTATTATGTGCAGATTGAGGGAGCGGCGACTATTGAAGAATTAGAACCCCTGAAACATGGAGTAGTAATTGAAAAGCAGTTGACAAAACCTGCAAAAGTGAAACTGATTGAGGAGCCCCCGTTTCTCTGGAAACGAAATCCCCCGGTCAGAGAACGGAAAACCGTACCCACTTGCTGGATCAGTCTGACCCTTACCGAAGGAAGAAACCGGCAGGTCCGTAAAATGACCGCCGCAACAGGGCACCCCACCCTGCGGCTTATCCGCTTCAGGATTCTTGGTGTGACGGTCGAAGGACTTCAGCCGGGTGATGTAAGGAAAATCACCAAGGAAGAGCTTTTTAAGCCCTTTTTACAACCGGGAGAAATAGCTTCTCAGAGCAAAAAGCTATGA
- the hisH gene encoding imidazole glycerol phosphate synthase subunit HisH: MIAIINYGKDNLEGITAGLSELNQEFCVSSSESEICHADKIIFPGSDELKKVIKNIHLMNLFSMMRMIKKPVLAIDSGMQLLCEYFKAENLTCLGLYPADVYRFEEAGAEVPFKGMHEVEFVKEGVLGRGLRKKEEFVFQNSLFIPEMEETTAISRNGKVFSSVIEKDHFYGVQFHPEQSGEAGLQILRNFTGL; the protein is encoded by the coding sequence ATGATTGCAATAATTAATTATGGTAAGGATAATCTGGAAGGAATTACCGCGGGACTGTCGGAACTGAATCAGGAGTTTTGCGTTTCCTCCAGTGAAAGTGAAATCTGCCATGCTGATAAAATTATCTTTCCCGGAAGTGATGAACTAAAAAAGGTCATCAAAAATATTCACCTGATGAATCTTTTTTCGATGATGAGAATGATAAAAAAGCCAGTGCTGGCAATAGACTCCGGTATGCAGCTTTTGTGCGAATATTTCAAAGCGGAAAATCTTACCTGCCTGGGTTTATACCCTGCTGATGTGTACCGTTTTGAGGAGGCGGGGGCTGAAGTACCGTTCAAGGGAATGCATGAGGTTGAGTTTGTAAAGGAAGGAGTGCTCGGCAGAGGACTGCGGAAGAAAGAAGAGTTTGTTTTTCAGAACAGTCTCTTTATTCCCGAAATGGAAGAAACAACCGCAATCTCACGGAACGGAAAAGTGTTTTCATCGGTGATTGAAAAGGATCACTTTTACGGAGTGCAGTTTCATCCGGAGCAGTCAGGTGAAGCGGGGCTTCAGATATTGCGCAATTTTACCGGACTGTGA
- a CDS encoding DinB family protein → MERAALLNDYRNGYKKITEAMKAIPFELWDYKPSPEKWSVREILIHLADSEANGYVRCRKILSEPGSELMVFDQDKWAGALQYSGQDIDMAMILFKTLREANFRMLASLTEEEWGRSAFHPERGKMTMDDWLLSYTSHVDKHIGQMLRNAESAGK, encoded by the coding sequence ATGGAAAGAGCAGCTCTCTTAAATGATTACCGGAACGGCTATAAAAAGATAACAGAGGCAATGAAGGCAATCCCGTTTGAATTGTGGGATTATAAACCTTCACCTGAAAAATGGAGCGTGAGGGAAATCCTGATTCATCTGGCTGACAGTGAAGCAAACGGATACGTCCGCTGCCGTAAGATACTTTCTGAACCGGGGTCTGAGCTAATGGTATTTGATCAGGATAAATGGGCAGGGGCACTGCAGTATTCGGGTCAGGATATTGATATGGCAATGATTCTTTTTAAGACCCTGCGCGAAGCCAATTTCAGAATGCTTGCTTCCCTTACTGAGGAGGAATGGGGGAGATCTGCGTTTCATCCGGAAAGAGGTAAAATGACTATGGATGACTGGCTTCTGAGCTACACTTCTCATGTGGATAAACATATTGGCCAGATGCTCCGCAATGCAGAGTCGGCTGGAAAATAA
- a CDS encoding family 10 glycosylhydrolase — MWIDATANFERMSNPDSVIYYLKLCKELGFTDVVIDIKPITGEVLYQSAVAPQMTEWQGFRRKPEYDLLALALEEGHKAGLKVHASLNIFVAGHNFFDRGPVYTGKDHWQSVNYTDSGLVPISRLKHKYSAMTNPLLDEVRGHELAVIREVVARYPSLDGILLDRVRYDGIEADFSDASRIAFEQHLGKKLQQFPEDIYSYQKDSTGKSARVPGRFYKEWLEWRASVIWSFFKESREEVKKINPDILFGTYTGAWYPLYYEVGANWASPDYDPSLQFDWATSGYKNYGYAPLLDIYTTGCYFFEVTMQEVESNNARITQRNEAAMGTTRDYWYSVEGSANIAMEVVGGAVPVIGGLYVEQYKDYPEQFSKAVKMCMKRTDGLMIFDLVHVINYRWWDVLKNAMTSSD, encoded by the coding sequence ATGTGGATAGATGCTACCGCCAATTTTGAGCGGATGAGCAATCCCGATTCTGTTATATATTACCTTAAACTCTGTAAAGAGCTTGGCTTTACGGATGTTGTGATAGATATAAAACCGATAACCGGAGAGGTGCTTTATCAGTCAGCAGTTGCGCCCCAGATGACGGAATGGCAGGGCTTCAGAAGAAAACCGGAATATGACCTGCTGGCGCTTGCTCTGGAGGAAGGGCATAAAGCGGGGCTGAAAGTGCACGCTTCTCTGAACATCTTTGTGGCAGGGCATAACTTTTTTGACCGGGGTCCCGTATATACCGGAAAAGATCACTGGCAGTCCGTGAATTACACCGACTCCGGCCTGGTGCCTATATCCAGGCTGAAGCACAAGTATTCCGCCATGACCAATCCTCTTCTGGATGAAGTGCGCGGCCACGAGCTCGCAGTTATCCGTGAAGTTGTAGCCCGCTATCCGAGTCTTGACGGCATCCTGCTTGACCGTGTTCGCTACGACGGCATAGAAGCTGATTTCAGTGATGCCTCCCGTATTGCTTTCGAACAGCATCTGGGTAAAAAGCTGCAGCAGTTCCCTGAGGATATATACAGCTATCAGAAAGACAGCACCGGCAAAAGCGCGAGAGTGCCGGGCAGATTTTACAAAGAATGGCTTGAGTGGCGCGCGTCGGTTATCTGGTCATTCTTTAAGGAATCCCGTGAGGAGGTAAAGAAGATTAATCCGGATATTCTTTTCGGGACCTACACAGGAGCGTGGTATCCGCTGTATTATGAAGTGGGCGCCAACTGGGCCTCTCCGGATTATGATCCTTCGCTTCAGTTTGACTGGGCCACATCCGGATATAAAAATTACGGTTACGCTCCTCTGCTTGACATATATACCACCGGCTGCTACTTCTTTGAAGTAACCATGCAGGAAGTTGAAAGCAACAATGCCCGCATTACTCAGCGGAATGAAGCCGCAATGGGAACAACCAGGGATTACTGGTATTCCGTTGAGGGTTCAGCCAACATTGCCATGGAGGTTGTCGGCGGTGCGGTTCCTGTCATTGGAGGCCTTTATGTTGAGCAGTATAAAGATTACCCCGAACAGTTCAGCAAAGCGGTTAAAATGTGCATGAAACGCACCGATGGTCTGATGATATTTGATCTGGTGCATGTTATCAATTACCGCTGGTGGGATGTTCTGAAAAATGCCATGACTTCTTCAGATTAA
- a CDS encoding PAS domain S-box protein: MNKSEINHSELFMTMPIGAVYQSADGTIIAANPAAERILGLTLDQMTGRKSIDPRWRAVREDGSPFPGEEHPAMAALKSGKPVSQVVMGVFHPAENRQKWILIDAVPQFRDGEKKPYQVYATFIDITSQKNAEDQLRRSEEKFKGLWESAPDGLITVNHEGNIQLVNSKTEELFGYSHHELEGKPIETLIPQRYRKKHIQMRGSFFEALRVREMGKGVELFGLHKNGTEFPVEISLSYFHGSQGVSALAAVRDVTERKKAEQDLRESEERYFALLERTHDLIQSVDPEGRFTYVNESWRKTLGYTQDEVKNLNLFDIISPASQKHCADAFLRISEGEFIPFMEVEFMTKSGGTVLLEGSALPRKKGDNVIATQSFLRDITQRKMTELALEETSTRFRQMAENIEEVFWMFDCREQRIVYVSNAFEPIWGRSIADLLKDNSLYISSLAEADRPVMTDSLKKQAAGQRTEIEYRVIRPDGSVRWILDRSFPIFDKSGTLIRTTGIAADITERKLAEEAVRSREEQLRAIIHSQTNYVVRTDLDGIYTYVNDKFIEDFGYISVGRSIGEINSLESIAPHHHARTTEVVSRCLENPGKVYKVELDKPLEDGTLKTTLWEFICLVDAKGNPSEIQCMGLDITDRKRAEERLVKLSLAVEQSPVSVIITDVNGVIEYVNKEYCEVTGYTLEEVVGKNPKILNSGQKSPEEYKELWSTILNGKNWSGEFLNKKKNGELFWVSAFISPIVNTEGKITHFVSINEDITEQKKILEDLLLAKEKAEEMNKVKSFFFANMSHELRTPFVGILGFSEILAQEVTDPELLDLVNGIVRSSQRMMDTLQKILALTKLEFEPPKKNEEQVDAEKIITDAFKLFEQPAHAKGLAYRLQSFSRPFFIKTDGKIFSEILINLISNAVKYTLSGSVAVYTSVDKTASPPSLVIKVSDTGIGIPADKTDLIWREFRQVSEGLSRNFEGTGLGLSITKKYTEILGGDIRVESEPKKGSDFIFTLPLSDAAVTPAAAGPEAEQKQPEIVRPADTPKKRLLVVEDDENSQWFINRSLGKLFELEIVPDADSAMNLVIDGSFDGFLIDINLRYGLDGTGLMEILRRMPGYKNIPMIAITAYASDEDRDEFLSRGFSHYLAKPYTQASLINLVQEVFL, translated from the coding sequence GTGAATAAGAGTGAAATAAATCACTCAGAACTTTTTATGACCATGCCCATCGGAGCAGTCTATCAGTCTGCTGATGGTACCATTATTGCAGCAAACCCCGCGGCTGAAAGAATTCTGGGACTCACACTGGACCAGATGACCGGACGGAAAAGCATTGATCCCCGCTGGAGAGCTGTAAGAGAAGACGGCAGCCCCTTCCCCGGAGAAGAGCATCCGGCTATGGCTGCTCTTAAAAGCGGCAAACCAGTCTCACAAGTGGTCATGGGTGTTTTTCATCCCGCTGAGAATCGCCAAAAATGGATTCTCATAGATGCAGTTCCACAGTTCCGCGATGGAGAAAAGAAACCTTACCAGGTATATGCGACCTTCATAGATATTACCAGCCAGAAGAACGCGGAAGATCAGCTTCGCCGGAGCGAGGAAAAGTTCAAAGGACTTTGGGAGTCTGCTCCTGATGGACTCATCACCGTGAACCATGAGGGAAATATCCAGTTAGTTAACTCAAAGACCGAAGAACTTTTCGGCTACAGTCACCATGAACTGGAGGGAAAACCTATTGAAACCCTTATTCCTCAGAGATACCGCAAAAAACATATACAGATGCGCGGCAGTTTTTTTGAAGCTCTCCGGGTCAGAGAAATGGGAAAGGGAGTTGAGCTTTTTGGACTCCACAAGAACGGAACTGAATTCCCGGTCGAGATAAGTCTCAGTTATTTTCACGGATCACAGGGAGTAAGCGCGCTTGCCGCAGTACGCGATGTAACCGAGCGGAAAAAAGCAGAGCAGGATTTGCGCGAAAGCGAAGAACGGTATTTCGCACTTCTTGAAAGAACTCATGACCTGATACAGAGCGTTGACCCTGAGGGCAGGTTCACCTATGTAAATGAGTCATGGAGAAAAACCCTCGGCTACACACAAGACGAAGTAAAAAACCTCAATCTTTTTGATATCATCTCTCCTGCCTCCCAGAAACACTGCGCGGATGCATTCCTCAGAATAAGCGAAGGGGAATTTATTCCTTTTATGGAAGTTGAGTTTATGACAAAATCCGGCGGAACGGTTCTGCTCGAGGGCTCAGCACTTCCCCGCAAAAAGGGGGATAACGTCATCGCCACGCAAAGCTTCCTCAGAGATATCACTCAGCGCAAAATGACTGAACTTGCACTGGAGGAAACAAGCACCCGGTTCAGACAGATGGCTGAAAACATCGAAGAAGTATTCTGGATGTTTGACTGCCGTGAACAAAGAATCGTCTATGTGAGCAATGCATTTGAGCCGATCTGGGGCAGAAGCATTGCCGATTTGCTGAAGGATAACAGTTTATATATAAGTTCCCTTGCCGAAGCAGACAGGCCGGTCATGACCGACTCCCTGAAAAAGCAGGCGGCAGGGCAGAGAACAGAAATTGAATACCGCGTCATCAGACCGGACGGCTCAGTGCGCTGGATACTGGACCGCTCATTCCCCATTTTTGATAAATCCGGCACCCTGATCAGAACCACCGGTATTGCCGCTGATATCACCGAACGCAAACTTGCAGAAGAAGCAGTCCGCAGCCGCGAAGAACAGCTCCGTGCCATCATCCACTCACAGACCAACTATGTGGTCCGCACCGATCTTGATGGAATCTATACCTATGTGAACGATAAGTTCATCGAGGATTTCGGATATATATCCGTGGGCCGGAGCATCGGAGAAATAAACTCTCTCGAATCAATCGCCCCCCACCATCACGCCCGAACAACCGAAGTGGTCTCCCGATGTCTTGAGAACCCCGGCAAAGTATATAAAGTTGAGCTTGATAAACCCCTTGAGGACGGCACCTTAAAGACCACACTCTGGGAATTCATCTGCCTGGTTGATGCGAAGGGGAATCCAAGTGAAATCCAGTGCATGGGCCTTGATATTACGGACCGTAAACGGGCTGAAGAACGGCTCGTTAAGCTCTCACTTGCAGTTGAACAGAGCCCCGTTTCAGTTATTATAACTGATGTTAACGGAGTGATTGAATATGTCAATAAAGAATACTGCGAAGTTACCGGATATACACTCGAAGAGGTGGTAGGTAAAAATCCAAAAATCCTTAATTCCGGCCAGAAATCTCCGGAGGAATACAAAGAACTCTGGTCAACAATCCTTAATGGTAAAAACTGGAGCGGAGAGTTTCTTAATAAAAAGAAAAACGGTGAGCTTTTCTGGGTTTCCGCCTTTATCAGCCCTATCGTAAACACGGAAGGAAAAATCACCCACTTTGTTTCCATTAATGAAGATATAACCGAACAGAAGAAAATCCTTGAGGATCTTCTCCTCGCAAAAGAAAAAGCCGAGGAGATGAACAAAGTAAAATCATTCTTCTTCGCCAATATGAGCCATGAGCTGCGCACACCGTTCGTGGGCATTCTCGGCTTCTCGGAAATTCTTGCGCAGGAGGTCACCGATCCGGAACTGCTCGATCTGGTGAACGGCATCGTCCGTTCATCACAGCGGATGATGGATACATTGCAGAAAATTCTTGCTCTGACCAAACTTGAATTTGAACCACCCAAAAAGAATGAAGAACAGGTTGACGCGGAAAAAATCATCACCGATGCCTTCAAACTGTTTGAACAGCCCGCTCATGCAAAGGGGCTTGCCTACCGGCTGCAGTCATTCTCCCGCCCGTTTTTTATAAAAACCGACGGAAAGATTTTTTCTGAGATTCTTATTAATCTTATCAGCAACGCGGTTAAATATACACTCTCCGGCAGCGTTGCTGTATATACATCGGTTGATAAGACAGCATCACCCCCTTCACTTGTGATTAAGGTTTCTGATACCGGCATCGGAATACCGGCGGATAAAACAGATCTTATCTGGAGAGAGTTCAGGCAGGTGAGCGAAGGGCTCAGCCGTAACTTCGAGGGAACGGGACTCGGCCTTTCCATAACAAAAAAATATACAGAAATCCTGGGCGGTGATATACGGGTTGAAAGCGAACCCAAGAAAGGATCAGATTTTATTTTTACTCTTCCGTTATCTGACGCAGCAGTGACCCCGGCAGCAGCCGGACCGGAGGCAGAACAAAAACAGCCGGAAATAGTCAGGCCTGCTGATACTCCGAAGAAGCGACTTCTTGTGGTTGAGGATGATGAAAACTCCCAGTGGTTCATCAACCGGAGTCTGGGAAAACTTTTTGAACTCGAAATTGTCCCCGATGCTGATTCTGCCATGAACCTGGTAATTGACGGATCATTTGACGGATTCCTGATAGATATCAATCTGCGCTACGGGCTTGACGGCACCGGCCTGATGGAAATCCTGCGCCGCATGCCGGGATATAAAAACATTCCGATGATTGCCATAACCGCCTATGCTTCCGATGAAGACCGCGATGAATTCCTTTCACGCGGGTTCTCACATTATCTTGCCAAACCATATACACAAGCCAGCCTGATTAACCTGGTACAGGAAGTATTCCTTTAG
- a CDS encoding PIG-L family deacetylase, translating to MKILYIYPHPDDESFGPASVMHMQQSQGHEVYLLTLTEGGATRQRHKYNLSIEAMGKVRVAEMQDVEKVLRLTGMTILDLPDSGLKEMDPADIEAVIEEHILKIQPDVLVTYPVHGISGFHDHLITHAAVKSVFCRMRSKGTGARRLAFIALNEAQAALGKHFRLNCSTPDEIDCVVTVGEEDHQALHKALDCYKTFTETINASGVREILTREMSFEFFQENYNPPVQDLFAGL from the coding sequence ATGAAGATTCTATATATATACCCGCATCCTGACGACGAGTCATTCGGACCGGCAAGTGTTATGCACATGCAGCAGTCGCAGGGGCATGAAGTCTATCTGCTTACCCTTACCGAGGGCGGGGCCACACGGCAGCGTCATAAATATAATCTGAGCATTGAAGCGATGGGTAAAGTCCGCGTGGCTGAAATGCAGGACGTTGAAAAAGTGCTCCGGCTTACCGGCATGACCATCCTTGACCTGCCTGACTCCGGACTGAAAGAAATGGATCCCGCTGATATTGAGGCGGTGATAGAAGAGCATATACTAAAAATTCAGCCCGATGTTCTGGTTACCTACCCCGTACACGGCATCAGCGGTTTTCATGATCACCTGATTACTCACGCAGCGGTGAAAAGTGTTTTCTGCAGAATGCGAAGCAAAGGAACCGGGGCGCGCCGCCTTGCATTCATCGCCCTCAATGAAGCACAGGCAGCGCTTGGCAAACATTTCCGGCTTAACTGCTCAACACCTGATGAAATTGACTGTGTGGTAACGGTCGGAGAAGAGGACCATCAGGCGCTGCACAAGGCGCTGGACTGCTACAAAACTTTTACCGAAACTATTAATGCTTCCGGCGTGAGAGAAATTCTCACCAGGGAAATGAGTTTTGAATTTTTTCAGGAGAACTATAACCCGCCGGTTCAGGATCTTTTTGCCGGTCTCTGA
- a CDS encoding DUF3052 domain-containing protein produces MNTEFSGKSLSQKLGLKEGLDISVVNAPNRFFDYLSDFPEPLSPDARLEKLNDMIIYFTENKKSLKQTFPGLKDSIKRDGMIWVAWQKKAAEIKSDVDENVIRDTGIDNKMVDIKVISIDEQWSGLKFVIPKNLR; encoded by the coding sequence ATGAACACAGAATTCTCCGGCAAAAGTCTCTCCCAAAAGCTCGGGCTTAAAGAGGGGCTTGACATCTCCGTAGTGAATGCACCCAACCGCTTTTTTGATTATCTGTCAGACTTTCCAGAACCACTCTCCCCTGATGCCCGGCTCGAAAAGCTGAACGACATGATCATTTATTTCACGGAAAACAAAAAGTCACTGAAACAAACGTTCCCCGGACTTAAAGACTCCATCAAAAGAGATGGCATGATCTGGGTCGCATGGCAGAAAAAAGCTGCCGAAATAAAAAGCGATGTTGATGAGAATGTAATCCGCGATACCGGTATTGACAACAAAATGGTGGATATAAAGGTTATTTCCATTGATGAACAATGGTCCGGACTTAAGTTTGTCATCCCGAAAAACCTTAGATAA
- a CDS encoding phosphatase PAP2 family protein — translation MVFLLQAAEFNLHAQQPPQFSDDVKNAGKTASELFDRTFSPDKEALEITLLSLLAAGGASFADETVREFWKNSKSPFLDKFFSFDEFYGNHYTMIPLAGIYTYGLSAKDQASQSVGLKLMTASFLSICYNVIIKTSAGRSRPFRDKGNTDFNPFSFSFEQTSFPSGHTTFTFAIAAVLEQEYRSAGITAAAYTAAVLTAMARMYHDVHWLSDTVFGAVIGYYIGKFAAEELDRLQKKEIVPGSASRPFFSVTIPLR, via the coding sequence TTGGTTTTTCTTCTGCAGGCAGCGGAATTTAACCTCCATGCACAGCAACCTCCGCAGTTTTCTGATGATGTAAAAAATGCGGGGAAAACTGCTTCGGAGCTTTTTGACCGGACATTCAGCCCGGATAAAGAAGCACTGGAGATTACTCTTCTTTCACTGCTCGCTGCAGGAGGCGCCTCTTTCGCTGATGAAACCGTCAGAGAGTTCTGGAAAAATTCAAAATCCCCGTTTTTGGATAAGTTCTTTTCATTTGATGAATTCTACGGCAATCATTACACAATGATTCCCCTTGCAGGAATTTACACCTACGGGCTTTCAGCTAAAGACCAGGCCTCACAGAGTGTAGGCTTAAAACTGATGACTGCCTCGTTTCTTTCCATTTGTTATAATGTTATTATTAAAACATCCGCAGGGCGAAGCCGCCCCTTCAGGGATAAAGGAAACACTGATTTTAACCCGTTCAGTTTCAGCTTTGAGCAGACTTCCTTTCCCTCCGGCCACACCACCTTCACTTTTGCCATTGCCGCTGTGCTGGAACAGGAATACCGTTCAGCCGGTATAACAGCCGCGGCATATACTGCTGCAGTTCTGACAGCCATGGCACGGATGTATCATGATGTGCATTGGCTTTCAGATACGGTTTTCGGTGCGGTCATCGGATATTACATCGGCAAATTTGCCGCGGAAGAACTTGACCGGCTGCAGAAAAAAGAAATAGTCCCGGGGTCTGCATCCAGACCATTTTTTTCAGTAACCATTCCCCTGAGATAG